AAATGGCAATGTAAGGTTGTCAGCCTTAGAAGAAGAGAGAGCGATAAATCTAATCACCATTGATGATACAAAAGACTAGAAGAGTACAtcgattaaaataatatatcatacAAAAAGTAataacatgaaaacatgaatTCTTCCATAGGATAGCATAATTTTTGTCGCCAGTAAGGATTGACATAGAGAACAATGATGACTCCCAAAAAGAACATGATAAATGATCCACAGAAGCTTGAAAAAAAGACTACCTCATCAACTTCATACCATTTTCCATCAGCTTTATGTCCCAAACTTGCTGATGGCTCATTGTCACTGCTGCAATTTTTCTCTAGCAGAGCTCCACAAAGAAATGGATTCCCTTCGTAGCTGGTGTTGTCAAATGTGCTAAACTGCCCCTTCATATCTGGAATCTTGCCTGATAAATTATTGTAGGCAACAGAAAATACTGCTAGAAAGTGTAAAGCTATCAATTGTGAAGGAATCTGTCCGCTTAATTTGTTATGAGAGAGGTCGAAGCTTTCTAATTGAGTAAGGTTTGACAAAGATGCTGGAATGGATCCTGTCAAGCAATTGTGGGATAAGTTTAAGGCACGAAGTTGAGATAGCTTTCCTAGCTGGTATGGAATCTGACCTTCAAGATTGTTATCTGACAAATCTAGTCCAAACAAATAGTTGAGAATGTCACCCTTAAAGGCATACTTCATATGTTTTGTGACAAACTCAACTTCTTCAACCTTGAAGGTGCGAATATCATAACCGATGGAGTACTCCTCCATGTGTAGGAGACTTTCACTATAAACATTGTCTGTTTCGGTCCAAAGCCCAGTTGGCAAGCTGAACTGATCATTAGGCCAATTATTGTTTCCAAAGGAGAGATTATACAAACAGTGGGGTATGGACCCAGAAAAATAATTCCTTGAAAGATCCAATAAGCTGATTTTATTCAGTTGGCACAAACCACTTGGAATGGAGCCATTTAAATGATTTCCTCCTAATAAAAGAACCCGTAAATTTGGAAATGTAACAAATTTATTGGGAAGGCTACCGGATAACTCGTTATCTCTCAAGTTTAATGTCAACAAATATGAAGAATTGAGAAAAGCTTCTGGTATTGCTCCAGTCAATCTATTACCTTGCAAATTCACATGTAGAGGACCTCCTAGATACAATATATGTTGTACGTTAAAGCAAGAAGGTAATGATCCAGAAAGATAGTTGTGAGAAAGGTCTACGTGACTTCCAGCTAACAAAATTTCACATGAAATCTGACCTTTAAAGTGATTTTGAGAAAGGTCTACATAAGACGCTTGTACCATGTGATTCGTCCAGAGTGGAATCTCACCATGAAAGCTGTTGTTGCTAAGATCTAACATGTACAATGTAGGAATCTGAAAGACTAAACTTGATAGAGTTCCCTCGAATTGATTATCATTCAATtgcaaaatatttaatgaagtaAGTTTAAATCGAGCGGTGAATATTTGACCATGAAAGTTATTACTCGATAACCTTAGAACTTCCAAAGAGGTGCAACTTGAAATCAGTGGTTCTGGTACATCTCCAGAGAAGTTGTTAAAAGACAAATCCAAACTTATCAATTTGCAGTTGTAGCCAGGTGAGAAACGAAAATCACCTTGAAAGCCATTTTTGGACAAATTGAGAAACTTCATGTTGGGAAATATCTGTCCACCAATATCTTGAAGCTGCCCAACAAATTGATTGTCTGAAACATCAAACTCGGTAATATTGAAGTTAGTGTAGGTTGGCATGTGTATTTGACCCTTGAAACTGTTATTCCTAAGAGTCAGAATGTCCAGTTCTGTATTGTTCTCAAGCAACCACATGGGAAAACTTCCTTTTATTTTGTTGTTAGCGAAGTCGATGGCTTTCAATTTGAACTGGTGAAAGAGAAACTCAGGAATACTGTCAAGGGCACAATTTTGCAAGACAAGAACTTTCAACTGGAATGATGGAATCCAACCAGGGTATTTACTCACAACCTCAAATTGGTTGTTATCACTTGCGAATTTAACCACATCAAGGTTGGAATTGTCAGCAAATGCATTGAATGAAAATTGGCCCTCAAAAAGATTGAAGCTGAGATCAATAAATTTCAGAGAGTGGAGGCTGGCTAACCAAGATGAAGGAATGTGCCCTGTGAATTGGTTCCCGGACAGATCTAAAAATCTCAGAGATGTAAAATTTTGTAGGCATGGAAGAAGACTGCCTCCAAAATCATTATGGCTGAGATCTAACTCTTGAAGTTTTGTCAAGCTGCACAAACCTGGAGGAGTAAAAATTATTGATGTTATAAATTAACAATACCTACAAGAAATTAGAAATACAAAATATCAAAATACTATATtaagatattaatttttatttccgtATCTCTTAATAtactagaaaaattaaattatatttatttaccaCGTATTGGCAGACTTCCATTCAATCTGTTCCCATTAAAACTGAGAACCGTTAAATTTTTAAGTTGAAATAAGTCTGCGTTAGAGAATACGAATAAGAAAAATGAGTTGAATaccaaaaagataaataaaaaaaatctctagTACTGTATTAATAAAGTGGAAAAAGAGATGGAGATGGCATACCTTGGTCTGGAAGTGGCCCTTCCAAATTATTAGATGACAAGTCTAGAATTTCAACCGAAGAAAATTTGCTTGAGAAGCTCAATATATCAGCGTTGAAGTTATTCTGGGACATATCCAAGTACTTCAATTTGCTAAACTTGAAGAATTTTATAGAATCTGTGGAGCTTTGAATTTTAGCTGAGTGTATATACATGTAAATATAGGCTATTATCCCATTCCAACATTGAAGTAGGAATGTGATATGAAGTTTACCTTGAATTGGTATGGTATTGTTGAAGGAATTCCAACTCACATCCAAGACTTCCAAGTTCTTGAGCTTACTAAATTCTGAACCAAGAGAAGAAAACAATAAAAAGAAATCCATGAAAGAAAACCAATATTCCCAGAATCAAACATACCTACCTTGTATAGGGAAGGAACCTTCCATATAATTCCCACTAAGAATCAATTGCTTAAGAGATGAAAGAGTAGTGCCCAATGTTGATAAGTTACTACTACTGAAGCTACTATAACCTAAGTCCAACACCTCTAATCTTTCAAAACCTGTTGCACCATACAGCTTTTATGTTATTACAATACATATTTCAAAGTTGCCTAGTTATGCATCATGCAATAGTACAAAACTTGAATTCTAGGATGAAATACAGCTCAAATAATTAATAGAATTGGTGAATGAATGTGGATAAACATACCTTTGCTAGGGAAGGAACCTCTCATATTGTTTCCGTTAAGAATTAAAGTCGTAAGCGATGGAAGAGTAGTCATTGATAGTAAGAtgctattatttaaataattatgacTAAGATCTAAGATTTCTAGCTTCTTCAATCCATCAGAACCTGTACATACGGCTTGTGTTATTAGTTACATGAAATTCAGGTACATCCattaacgaaaaaaaaaaaataggtaGAAGACCATAGCATATATACCTTTCTCATTAATCAAACCACCCATTCCACTATAGGATAAATTAAGACTTCTTAACTCCTTAAATGACTCAAACATGGAAAGATTTAGAAACCAAATATTTTCCTCGTATTGTCTTAAATTGTTGAAGGAGAGATCAACCACGTGACCAGTGGTGAAATTGCATGTGACACGCTCCCATTTACAACAATCACTGAGCGAATCATCAACCcatgaagaaaaaggatgatCAGCGTCAAACCCATCTGATCCAATAGATGCCTTCAAATCTAAGAGACCCAATCTCTCTACTTCAAAGCAACCATTGTTTCCATGGATTTGAACACACAGAATGAAAAGACCCAACAATAACCACTTTGCTAAGTTAGCCAGCTCCATTTTGGAAAAATATGATGCTCTCATTCACTACTACTCCCCGTATTTATATTCACAGCTGATAATCTACCATCACATCCAAATGATAAAAGattgtttttaatttcttttttttttttcaaagttttttaaattttgtaatattttcAAAGGCACTAACGTGTAACACACTTCCAAGAATTTTCTACATATAAAGTTGTTAATGTCAGTCTCCTTTGAAGACGACAAATGCATTAATTTTCTATGTGCCTATACAATCTTATCATTTAATACCAAGACTTttgaatatttcaatttttaaacattttactttttaatttttaaaaaattcagaaaaataaatttaaataataaaaacaaattttagttttcttatcaatttttctcatttaatatatgaaatattGATGTTTGGAAGAGTAAAACATTTTTTTAGGAATATAAATCTTGCTACCTTTTAAAAATCTcccaaaagaaaataattttacgtCTCATTTTCAAAGAAGAATTGATTAATTTTCCAAAAATTTTCTACATGTAAACTTGTTAACGTCAGAGTCTCCTCTAAAGACCGCATATACATTAATTTTGTACGTGCTTATCAATCTTGACTGTCTGATGAATAAATACAACTTCTCAATTAATATTAGTGACTTTTTAATTTGACGATAAACTAGCGATTtgggttttttttaaaaaaaataaaaaaaattccacGAAGTTAAAAGCAGAAATTTGATTGAAAATTTCTATTGGGTGATGGTGGTAATCAATGAacataatatatttactttttttttaaaagtccaAAGTAAACATCCCTTAAATAGCGGAAGAAAAGTCCTCCAGAATTTAAAACTATCACATCGAAAGAAAAATGTGTTTTCTTGCAATTTGCAAAGACTAATAAGACCACCGCAATTTCATCCGTTATTAGTTAAGTTTTCATGATACGTGGCACTAACGGCTAACACTCAAcagtttttaatatatatatatatatatatatatattaaatttttaaatatattttgtaatCATTTATGTTTTACatatttgaaatatatattgtcaaatttaatttattttttaattagaaaatattttaattattatcagaatataatgaatttttaatattctctttttttattaaaaatgaaaaattaagttatttaaaaaatatatgtaaaacGATTTTTTATAAGTGAGCATAAGCAGTCATTTAATTTacgattaattattatttaaaccagagttatttatttatccttTTATTTCATGAAACCATCCTTTAATTTGTATAATTTCTCCATCAAAATACGCTTACGCTAAGGACGTGTTTGGTAgattttttaaagataattgaTAGATCAACTGTATTTTAAATCAActctataattaaatttattttttttattcactgATAGTTGTttgacttttattttttattttaatcgtattacttttaaaaatttattaattgtaattttataaattaaaattttatcaataaattatttaaaattataaaatataataaatgaattaaaaatactataaataataatttgaacaattgtaatattttttttatatttataatactcATTGTTATATTACAaaaattatgtatatgtattaaaaaaattatatttaattttttaattattatatatattatataataaattaatatttattttattaataatataataaattgagtCATGTATGCATAATTTACCAAACGCTTAAAGATGTATTAGTTAAAATCAACTACCCATTATCACTTATATTcaataaagtttaatttttactgttattttttaattttttatttggcataattaattttataataaaatattaaataaatttttttattttttaaaaataaaaattttctaagataaaaaataatacttctatttgaaataaaattttttataaaaaataaattgaattagatttttataaaattttttattttaaacaaaacgTAACCAACAATTTTCCATCAATTTTCTGAAAAATTCTAAAGAAAGGGAGTGATCCCCAAATATACTTTTTCATAATTCATTTTTAAGTAGTGGAAgaatataagaatattttacttttactttttaattagaaaatattttaattattgtcagaataatgcattttttaatattctcttatttttcactaaatataaaaattaaattatttaaaaaataaaatataaactattttttataaGTCATCATAAGCCGTCATTTAGTTTCCAATATAAATTTTCTAAGCTGATTCGGACAAATGCCCACAAAAATATTATTCcttaatttcataaattttatctatttcaccttttcatataaattaaaaaattattattattttatcataaacTCCTacaggaaattttttttttaaaattcttgaatttttaaatCAGATTACGATCTTATTAATTTAgccaaatatataatttaatttttataaatacataactatttaattttgatatgcaaacttaatttatccgctctaaatttttaaatattaaattgttatgattttaaaaatttaaatattcaactGATAATGGAGTAAGGGCAATGGGAGCCAGACAtatcataataatatttatctaaattgagtctatatatatttatggcaattttaaataatatttataagattttatttatttattttttaaatttatgataaattattattatgctatataaaatataattttattatacaatTTAAATAAGTTATTAGAAAGAATAAAAAGTTATTTCTATGTATCAATTAccatgaaattaaattaactcatacatgatccaaGTTCTTAATTCTCCATACaaaaatattgttaaaatttaaaattaaaatctcctACACAATAATTaacatttattttcttaaattctAGAATCCCCTCCAAAATtatcaaacctgtttttatTTACTGCAATTAATATCTaagttcataaataaaattttattttaatggtaACATTCACAGCCGCAAAAACAAATTCAAAGCGGtggatataaattattatattatatattttaatttaatcataaatcaatagtaataatttaaaaaacgttatttaattttattattaaatttaaaatattaaatataaaataaattttttattaaaatatattattatatataatgaaaaaaaaatagatattctttttataatactttaaattgttattgattaaattttataactttcgTTAAAATaccattatttaattcttaaaatatagCAGTGGGTGTGAGTGTTAGAAGGAAAAGGGAGAAATAAGGTTTAATCACCATTAATATACAAAAGAgtacattaattaaaataaaatgtcatACAAAATTCTTTGATAGGATCTGCACAATTTTTAGCGGCAATAAAAATTGACATAGAAAACAATGATGACTCCAAAAAAGAACATAATAAAAGGATTTTGAGAAGCTTGAGAAAAAGACAACCTCATCAACTTCATACCATATTTCATCAGCTTAAGCTGCCAAGCTTGCTGATGGTTGGGGTGACTCATTATCACTGCTGCAAATTTTCTCTAGCAGAGGTTCATAAATAAATGGATTTTCTTCATAGTTGGTAATATTAAATGTACTAATAATATCTCTTCATATCCGGAATCTTGTTTAATAGGTTGTTATAagcaataaaatatattttttagaaagtTTAAAACTATTAATTGTGAAAGAATCTATTCACTTAATTTATTGGAAAAGAGGTCGAAACTCTATAATTAAGTAAGGTTTGATAAAATTTCTGGAATCGATCCTTTCAAACAATTACGAGATAAGTTTTAGATATGAAATTTAGATAGTTTCTTTAGTTCAAAAGGGAATAATGTTTATAATTCATATAAACGGCATAATATTATTTCTTTTGTAGAAATTCAATACATAtcctaattatttaattatttaataaaaaaaagtgtaTATAATCCATATAAGGGTGCATTATCCCTTTTCTGCCTGACCTTGAAAATTGTATTTCATATGTTTCGTAACAAActcaacttttttaattttgaagatGCAAACAACAAGATTAATTGATGGAGTATTCCAATATGCTTTCAATCTTCAATAAGCATATGTTTCTAAAATTcctaattgttatttttttatttttaaatttataaaagagaTCATTTAGTACATTTATATTGAAGTTGAaagttatataaaatatttagagatcttaaaaaaaattaaattttacattcaaattataaaataaagaaaaatatgaagaataagaaaaaacaaaatatcTTGTGGCCTAATCATGAGTTCGTAATCTAGCCGTAAgacatgtttttttttatccaGATAAATAGTGATTTTCATAGCCAGGCCGTGAAGAAGACCCTCATTCAAGACCTAACCGTGACACAAACCAAAAAcctgaattttcttttattttaactcTAGACTCAAGATTAAATATCTAAACACTATACAAAACTTCATTTTCTCACCTTCACAGCAACTCTAGGAAGACTCCTCATgcaatttaaattttgtaaattattttaatctaaattgttttaaaatgtcgaaagtaattaaaaataatttaatatttcatatgatttaatttaaaaattatcagtGTCAATCAACTCAAtttagttgaattttaattttaaaaataaatcattaaaataaagttttttttttgaaaaatataatatttcaaaCACGAAAATGTAATTTATCGTAAACACTATCGTATACTAACGATGTTGAAACTGGCCGACTGCTTAATTTATGATATATTCTGATTAGGCTatctaaaaagttaataaagacCATTATGCTGATCAAACCGGCCGGCCAGCTTCTCAACTAAGCTTTTGTTTTTGTCCGTTCTGGACGTTTGTATACAAGAAGGAGCTGAGAAATTTAATGATCTGTAACTCAGCAATAATTAAGTGACTTGATTTTCAAATGAAAAAGCTCTATTTTAAGTTTTCATTATGGGCATTTCTCGTTATAATTTTCCTGCAAATGAATGGATCCAGAGCTTGCCTGGAAAAAGAGAGGATAGGTTTGCTGGAGTTTAAGGCTTTCATGAAATCAAACTGTGAGGTTGATGACAATCTTGATTCATGGGTTGAAGATGGAACCAGTGACTGTTGTGATTGGGATAGAGTCACGTGCAGCTCCACCTCTCGTCGTGTCGttgatctctctctctctattggGTAGCAAAGCATTCATCTCTTGGAATTACTTGCAGTTTAAATCTCTCCATGTTTTATCCTTTTGAAGAACTGCTCAGTCttgatttttctaataattggTTTAATGGTTGGATTGACAAAGCAGGTACTTACTCgctatctttattattataatttatctttaatttttgtttttctttttataattccACTTAACCTAAtataatttgttattattattattatttttatatactttatataagttttgttattattattattaaaaaattactatttaattcatagaaaatttatcaattagttaatattttgattttaaaaaatatattaaaatatcttgaaTAATAACAAACGCAAAATTACATGTTTATGCAGGTTCCGAAAGAGCAGCATTACGCTTGAAGAAGTTAGAGATTTTAGATCTGAGTGACAATTCCTTCAACAATAGTATCTTATCATTTGTTGGCATTCTTACATCAATTAAGACTTTAAATCTTAGTGGCAACGACCTGGTTGGTCTGTTCCCTGTCAAGGGTATGTTTCTTGGCACTGTAATAATGCTTAATGACCTAATATTAAttcataaattatatatttatttcatttatgaAATAACTTTTACTACATAATTTATGACCCAATAATAGAATATGatatctgaatttttttttctttgtttacgAAATTACATGGTTCAGACTTGGCTTATTTGGAAAACTTGGAAACTTTGGAGATAAGTAGTAATGAAATCACTGGCCTCTCAGTGGAAGGTAAAcctgctctctctctcttcttgcATATCAATCCACCAGAATCTGCATCAATCTAAATGAGTTTTCAACATAAAaaacttgaaattttatttatttattttattttatagctcgtgattattaaaatattctatatGATATGCAGGTTTTGATAGATTATCAAGTCTGAAAAAACTAAAAGTTGTAGATCTTGGTGAAAACGCCTTTAATACAAGTAGTTTATCATCTTTGAGTTGTCTTGTATCACTCAAGATTTTGATTCTCAGAGGCAACAACATGGATGGTCGGCTCTCATTCATGGGTAGTTTCTTACATCGCCATCTTTCTACATCatctgtttttattttatactctAAAATTTGT
This sequence is a window from Manihot esculenta cultivar AM560-2 chromosome 4, M.esculenta_v8, whole genome shotgun sequence. Protein-coding genes within it:
- the LOC110612982 gene encoding receptor-like protein 13 isoform X2: MFESFKELRSLNLSYSGMGGLINEKGSDGLKKLEILDLSHNYLNNSILLSMTTLPSLTTLILNGNNMRGSFPSKGFERLEVLDLGYSSFSSSNLSTLGTTLSSLKQLILSGNYMEGSFPIQEFSKLKNLEVLDVSWNSFNNTIPIQDSIKFFKFSKLKYLDMSQNNFNADILSFSSKFSSVEILDLSSNNLEGPLPDQDLFQLKNLTVLSFNGNRLNGSLPIRGLCSLTKLQELDLSHNDFGGSLLPCLQNFTSLRFLDLSGNQFTGHIPSSWLASLHSLKFIDLSFNLFEGQFSFNAFADNSNLDVVKFASDNNQFEVVSKYPGWIPSFQLKVLVLQNCALDSIPEFLFHQFKLKAIDFANNKIKGSFPMWLLENNTELDILTLRNNSFKGQIHMPTYTNFNITEFDVSDNQFVGQLQDIGGQIFPNMKFLNLSKNGFQGDFRFSPGYNCKLISLDLSFNNFSGDVPEPLISSCTSLEVLRLSSNNFHGQIFTARFKLTSLNILQLNDNQFEGTLSSLVFQIPTLYMLDLSNNSFHGEIPLWTNHMVQASYVDLSQNHFKGQISCEILLAGSHVDLSHNYLSGSLPSCFNVQHILYLGGPLHVNLQGNRLTGAIPEAFLNSSYLLTLNLRDNELSGSLPNKFVTFPNLRVLLLGGNHLNGSIPSGLCQLNKISLLDLSRNYFSGSIPHCLYNLSFGNNNWPNDQFSLPTGLWTETDNVYSESLLHMEEYSIGYDIRTFKVEEVEFVTKHMKYAFKGDILNYLFGLDLSDNNLEGQIPYQLGKLSQLRALNLSHNCLTGSIPASLSNLTQLESFDLSHNKLSGQIPSQLIALHFLAVFSVAYNNLSGKIPDMKGQFSTFDNTSYEGNPFLCGALLEKNCSSDNEPSASLGHKADGKWYEVDEVVFFSSFCGSFIMFFLGVIIVLYVNPYWRQKLCYPMEEFMFSCYYFLYDILF
- the LOC110612982 gene encoding receptor-like protein 13 isoform X1 codes for the protein MFESFKELRSLNLSYSGMGGLINEKGSDGLKKLEILDLSHNYLNNSILLSMTTLPSLTTLILNGNNMRGSFPSKGFERLEVLDLGYSSFSSSNLSTLGTTLSSLKQLILSGNYMEGSFPIQEFSKLKNLEVLDVSWNSFNNTIPIQGKLHITFLLQCWNGIIAYIYMYIHSAKIQSSTDSIKFFKFSKLKYLDMSQNNFNADILSFSSKFSSVEILDLSSNNLEGPLPDQDLFQLKNLTVLSFNGNRLNGSLPIRGLCSLTKLQELDLSHNDFGGSLLPCLQNFTSLRFLDLSGNQFTGHIPSSWLASLHSLKFIDLSFNLFEGQFSFNAFADNSNLDVVKFASDNNQFEVVSKYPGWIPSFQLKVLVLQNCALDSIPEFLFHQFKLKAIDFANNKIKGSFPMWLLENNTELDILTLRNNSFKGQIHMPTYTNFNITEFDVSDNQFVGQLQDIGGQIFPNMKFLNLSKNGFQGDFRFSPGYNCKLISLDLSFNNFSGDVPEPLISSCTSLEVLRLSSNNFHGQIFTARFKLTSLNILQLNDNQFEGTLSSLVFQIPTLYMLDLSNNSFHGEIPLWTNHMVQASYVDLSQNHFKGQISCEILLAGSHVDLSHNYLSGSLPSCFNVQHILYLGGPLHVNLQGNRLTGAIPEAFLNSSYLLTLNLRDNELSGSLPNKFVTFPNLRVLLLGGNHLNGSIPSGLCQLNKISLLDLSRNYFSGSIPHCLYNLSFGNNNWPNDQFSLPTGLWTETDNVYSESLLHMEEYSIGYDIRTFKVEEVEFVTKHMKYAFKGDILNYLFGLDLSDNNLEGQIPYQLGKLSQLRALNLSHNCLTGSIPASLSNLTQLESFDLSHNKLSGQIPSQLIALHFLAVFSVAYNNLSGKIPDMKGQFSTFDNTSYEGNPFLCGALLEKNCSSDNEPSASLGHKADGKWYEVDEVVFFSSFCGSFIMFFLGVIIVLYVNPYWRQKLCYPMEEFMFSCYYFLYDILF